One segment of Solanum stenotomum isolate F172 chromosome 1, ASM1918654v1, whole genome shotgun sequence DNA contains the following:
- the LOC125846817 gene encoding uncharacterized protein LOC125846817: MPKKMGVNSKAETSRARKNAVESERKDRESREKEDQYWREAEGAKPRAAKKREEEAEKRAEAAAKKVEVRRLAELEEKELEKSIKKLDKKANRVAAPVPKVTEAELRQRKEAEQAALAKKAEEDNRRQSRMAAEEEYEKMVLVTNRNRDDSIIEASTVDDAIAHLAISDSLPPDRHPEKRLRAAFKAFEEAELRALKEEKPGLTHTQYKDLIWKLWKKSPDNPLNQVADKS, encoded by the exons ATGCCGAAAAAAATGGGAGTGAATAGTAAAGCCGAGACGTCTAGGGCTCGGAAGAACGCCGTCGAATCGGAGCGCAAAGACCGTGAATCCCGAGAAAAAGAAGACCAGTATTGGCGCGAGGCGGAAGGAGCCAAGCCACGCGCCGCCAAGAAACGTGAAGAAGAAGCCGAGAAGCGAGCAGAGGCCGCAGCAAAGAAAGTCGAGGTGCGTCGGCTTGCCGAGTTAGAGGAGAAAGAACTCGAGAAGTCGATTAAGAAGTTGGATAAGAAAGCCAATCGTGTGGCCGCTCCGGTACCAAAGGTTACTGAGGCAGAACTAAGGCAGAGGAAGGAGGCGGAGCAGGCAGCATTGGCAAAGAAGGCGGAGGAGGACAACAGGAGGCAGAGTCGTATGGCGGCAGAGGAGGAGTATGAAAAGATGGTGCTCGTAACCAATAGGAATCGTGATGATTCAATTATAGAGGCTAGTACTGTGGACGATGCAATTGCTCACTTGGCTATTTCAGATAGTTTGCCACCAGATAGGCATCCTGAGAAGAGACTCAGGGCAGCCTTTAAG GCTTTTGAGGAGGCTGAGCTTCGTGCTCTGAAGGAGGAGAAACCAGGACTGACACACACTCAGTACAAAGACTTGATTTGGAAGCTATGGAAGAAATCTCCGGATAATCCTCTTAACCAG GTCGCAGATAAGTCATAG
- the LOC125853567 gene encoding rop guanine nucleotide exchange factor 1 encodes MGSVSSEEGSDQQSERCGSYSLSADVSESESSSSSFSCRRYDAEGASSSMASSPLACRRFTAKSEFPTPMLPPFMFPGIGGKDVVPCNDKSEKRQADLSEIDLMKERFAKLLLGEDMSGGGKGVSTALAISNAITNLSATIFGELWRLEPLALQKKAMWCREMEWLLCVSDSIVELVPSIQQFPGGGTYEVMATRPRSDLYLNLPALKKLDAMLISILDGFHDTEFWYVDRGIVLAEGDDCDSYPPGIGFGRPSVRQEEKWWLPCPKVPPKGLSEEARKRVQQCRDCTNQILKAALAINSNVLAEMETPSAYIETLPKSGKTCLGDIIYRYITADNFSPECLLDCLDLSSEHHTLEVANRIEAAVHVWRLKDQKKHPHKRKSKGKSWGGKVKGLVADGGKNQYLAERAETLLHSLRLRFPGLPQTALDMNKIQYNKDVGQSILESYSRVMESLAFNIMARIDDVLFVDDATKRCAAAENISLFNRGGLGGLPVQKRMSPSPFSIQHSPFTSPFATPTFCLSPLIGSPGKTASPSKAGSKVLPTAKLEKVTPTDLDKLWSYAGNLSARRPSKDAPERD; translated from the exons ATGGGGAGTGTATCATCTGAAGAAGGTTCTGATCAGCAGAGTGAGAGATGTGGAAGCTACAGTTTAAGTGCTGATGTGAGTGAGTCTGAAAGTTCTTCAAGCAGTTTCTCTTGTCGGCGCTATGATGCTGAAGGCGCATCCAGTTCTATGGCCTCTTCGCCGCTCGCTTGCCGGAGATTCACTGCGAAATCGGAGTTTCCGACACCAATGTTACCTCCATTTATGTTCCCGGGGATTGGCGGGAAAGATGTCGTGCCGTGCAATGACAAGTCTGAGAAACGCCAGGCAGATTTATCTG AAATTGATCTCATGAAGGAGAGATTCGCCAAGCTGCTTCTTGGTGAGGACATGTCTGGAGGGGGTAAAGGGGTTTCTACGGCACTTGCAATCTCAAATGCTATCACAAATCTGTCTG CTACTATATTTGGGGAACTATGGAGGTTGGAGCCACTGGCCCTACAAAAGAAGGCAATGTGGTGTAGGGAGATGGAGTGGCTGTTATGTGTTAGTGACTCTATTGTGGAGCTTGTGCCTTCCATTCAACAGTTCCCTGGAGGAGGCACATATGAAGTAATGGCAACACGACCACGTTCTGATTTATATTTGAACTTGCCTGCTCTGAAGAAACTTGATGCTATGTTGATTAGCATTCTCGATGGATTTCATGACACAGAGTTTTGGTATGTGGATCGAGGGATAGTTTTAGCTGAAGGAGATGACTGTGACTCCTATCCTCCCGGTATAGGGTTTGGTAGGCCTTCAGTTCGGCAGGAAGAGAAATGGTGGTTGCCTTGCCCAAAAGTTCCCCCAAAAGGGTTGTCAGAAGAAGCTAGGAAGAGAGTGCAACAGTGTAGGGATTGCACAAACCAGATACTGAAGGCAGCCTTGGCAATCAACAGTAATGTGCTTGCTGAAATGGAGACTCCAAGTGCCTATATTGAAACTTTACCCAAG AGTGGAAAAACATGTCTAGGTGATATCATCTATCGCTACATCACTGCTGACAATTTCTCACCTGAATGTCTTCTTGATTGCCTGGACTTGTCATCAGAGCACCATACACTGGAAGTTGCAAATAGAATTGAGGCTGCTGTGCATGTTTGGAGACTCAAGGACCAGAAGAAACATCCACATAAAAGAAAATCTAAAGGCAAATCATGGGGAGGGAAGGTCAAGGGCCTTGTTGCAGATGGTGGTAAGAATCAATATCTGGCAGAACGAGCAGAAACGCTCTTGCATAGTCTCAGGCTTCGCTTCCCTGGTCTTCCTCAAACTGCACTTGACATGAACAAAATTCAGTATAACAAG GATGTTGGGCAGTCAATTCTTGAGAGCTACTCAAGGGTCATGGAGAGCTTGGCATTTAACATTATGGCAAGGATAGATGATGTGTTATTTGTGGATGATGCAACAAAACGATGTGCTGCAGCAGAGAATATATCCCTTTTCAATAGGGGAGGTTTGGGTGGTCTTCCAGTCCAAAAGCGGATGTCACCAAGCCCCTTCTCTATTCAGCATTCCCCTTTTACCTCTCCGTTTGCTACACCAACCTTTTGCTTATCTCCCTTGATTGGTAGCCCAGGGAAGACAGCTTCTCCTTCTAAGGCTGGTTCAAAGGTACTACCAACGGCTAAACTGGAGAAAGTGACTCCAACTGATTTGGATAAATTGTGGTCATATGCAGGGAATCTTAGTGCCAGAAGACCTTCTAAGGATGCTCCTGAACGGGACTGA
- the LOC125853568 gene encoding F-box protein SKIP23-like, translated as MAEWSQLPRELVELISKHLSTETDFLRFRSVCSSWRSSLPPKPYPSSLSRFPILPNDGIAENSWGFKLSKSPLYLIRPPNQTTSSDNHGWIIKLDRENPHRMRLFNPLSRSQCKPLPSDFPKILDSSQYPIRELCHEYTLQFIKYRPRANSIADAGNLYMEKVAVRMEKNGFLLLTIHVSGKLVMFRSGDTKWSIVDESSLPYDDVIMKDGNFYAVDNTGKGVLVKLSPGTAPELEVVAHSVFGGDKKFLVESCGDLLMVDKYLSIGPEDDLGYNETVEFYEEFDCYMSERTVKFKVYKLDGDMQRWVEVNCMEDRMLFVGDNCTFSALVSELDSGCKGNCILFSDQFFCSTEDDGGFWKHHGIGVFSLENGSICPINCCRDYAELFWPPPPWICSPRPIDAELNELKI; from the exons ATGGCCGAATGGTCTCAACTCCCCAGGGAACTCGTAGAACTCATATCCAAACACCTTTCCACCGAAACTGATTTCCTCCGTTTCCGTTCCGTTTGCTCTTCATGGCGTTCCTCTCTTCCTCCTAAACCCTACCCGTCTTCCCTTTCCCGTTTTCCCATTCTCCCCAATGACGGCATCGCTGAAAATAGCTGGGGTTTTAAACTTTCCAAATCACCCCTTTACCTTATCCGTCCACCTAATCAAACCACGTCCTCTGATAACCATGGATGGATCATCAAGCTCGATCGCGAAAATCCCCACAGAATGCGTTTATTCAATCCTCTTTCCAGATCCCAATGCAAACCCCTTCCTTCTGATTTCCCCAAGATTTTGGATTCCTCACAATACCCAATTCGCGAATTGTGCCATGAGTATACTCTTCAGTTTATAAAGTACCGACCCAGGGCTAATTCGATTGCCGATGCTGGGAATCTCTACATGGAAAAAGTTGCTGTGCGTATGGAAAAAAATGGGTTTCTGCTATTGACAATTCATGTTTCTGGGAAATTGGTGATGTTTAGATCTGGTGATACCAAGTGGTCTATTGTTGATGAGTCATCTTTGCCGTACGATGATGTTATTATGAAAGATGGGAATTTTTATGCTGTTGATAATACTGGGAAGGGAGTGCTTGTTAAATTGAGCCCTGGGACAGCGCCAGAATTAGAAGTTGTTGCTCATTCTGTGTTTGGGGGAGATAAAAAGTTCCTTGTGGAGTCTTGTGGGGACCTGTTAATGGTTGACAAGTATTTGAGTATTGGGCCTGAAGATGATCTTGGATACAATGAGACTGTTGAGTTTTATGAGGAATTTGATTGCTACATGAGCGAAAGGACAGTAAAGTTCAAAGTTTATAAGTTGGATGGAGATATGCAGAGGTGGGTTGAGGTCAATTGTATGGAAGATAGGATGTTGTTTGTGGGGGATAATTGTACATTTTCTGCTTTGGTCTCCGAGCTTGATTCTGGGTGTAAAGGGAACTGTATACTCTTCTCGGATCAGTTTTTCTGCAGCACGGAGGATGATGGAGGATTCTGGAAGCATCACGGCATTGGTGTGTTTAGTTTGGAAAATGGCAGCATTTGTCCTATTAATTGTTGCCGTGACTATGCCGAGTTGTTTTGGCCTCCTCCTCCTTGGATTTGTTCTCCTCGACCCATTGAT GCTGAGCTGAATGAGCTGAAAATCTAA